The sequence TCTGTTGGTTGGATTACAAAAAAACAGCTGGAGACAAGTTGTCATCATTTATGAGTAAGTATACCAATAACAATCAAATTATAATCTTTCTTTCTGATCATTTGTACTGAATATCCTCTATtcatagtatgacaaataaaaacTGTACCAAACAGGATTATATTGtacttattccactgcttggttgaattttacaacctcgaccgtgcattaacttctgtgaacagaccaccgtgtcgtccattatcccttacttaatcaCATATTGACATAATATTTGTGATTCTATGATTTACATTCAATGTATTCTGCTCATAATCGATAGTCAAaatcagcaaaaaaaaatactacATTTAGATTCACAAATAGATTCACAAACATGATGGAAGACAAAAGATATTTTCAATAACGATTTGTATAAATATAATCATATACATTTACAGGACAATGGTTCAAACATCATGATTGTCACAAATAACTCTTAATTACTTTATAACCCCatttctcacaaaaaacaacaacatagtaTTTACATATATGTTTTTACATATCAAGTACACTCCTACTGAGCCATTTTCTTCTGAAGGGTTTGGGAAGCTATTTCTCAAAGCTGTGCTTGTGACTATTCTCAGCGTTCATTGTACTACACTCATTTCTATATTGAGCAGAGTGAACTCGGGTAAACGTCTAATGGACAATGCAGGAGGTGGAGGACTCCTGTTTGATGCGCGCCTTGAGCCTGCGCAGCTCGGCATGGCCAGCGTCCACCTGCAGCCCGCTCTCAGTCAGCGTCCAGGCGTCGCTCAGCTGCTGCTCAGCGTAGCAGCGCGAGGCGGCGTGGAGGAAGTGCCGGGCCAGCCTGGCCCTCCCCGGCCCGGTCTCCACGCACGCCAGCGTCCGGCTGCGGTGCAGCCCCAGCGCCCGGGAGAAGTCCTCCACGGCCGGCTGCTCTCGGTTGCACAGCAGCAGACTGCGGCCGCGGCGGCACAGGTCCTCCGCCCACAGCCCGTGCTCCGCCACCGCCGCGGCCTCTGTGTTGCCGGCGACACCGGTGGCAGCACCGTGACCGAGGATGACCTTGTCCAGGTCGACCACGGCTCTCTCGTGCAGGCCCAGCTGGGCGAGACAAGCGGCCCGCTGGCGGAGGTACTGTGGCTTCAGCTCGTCCACAGCCCGCACCGCCACAGTCAGCAGCGGCAGGGCGCTCTCCCATTGGTCCTGCTCAGTCGCACTGCTCGCTTCCTGGGACGCTGCCTGGGCGAATAACATCAAATACATTCAGAGAGGAGTGCCTtccccacacaaaagacaaatAAACAGTGCAATGCAGCAAACAGTGACAACAGTGGAAGAAGAATGATTCATCTAGATCAAAGTGAGTCTACGCAAGAGACTTAAAGGTCATGGCCAAACATTTCATTACTTAACATACATTTTCAGTTTACTAATAAATCACTATTTGACTTGCTGCTGTCATACAGGTCAATGTTTTAACAGTGACAACAGTTTACTTAGTTCAGAGAGGGAAATGACACACATTTCCTGATTGAAGTGGTTGAAGTGTTGCGCTACTAAGGTTATTCAGATATTGACATGAAATACTTGTTGGGAGAAGTCTACCACCATAGGTTTAAAATGGCCAAGCAACAGAAACTGCATAACTgcctgactgtgtgtatgttttgtgcatTTTGCACTGTGACCCAAGTAGCGCTTTAGCTTTACTTGTCCGAGGCGTTTCCTGTGCGAAGAGCAGATTAGAGGAAGGAGGAAGTCCAAGGTGGAGGGCTCTCTCTCGGCCACCTTGGCCAGCCTCTGAGCAGCTCCCCTGAAGTTCTGCTCCCAGGcttccaccaccccccacctaGCCTGGGCACTGGCCTCCCGGGGCTCCTGCCCAAACACCTGTCCCAGGCGAATGGCCGCTGCCTGCACGTCACCTGTGGGGGAGATTAGTCAACGTTTGCACTGCACACGACAGCACACACTTTGGAGATTTCCATGATGACATGTGCATAAGTACGTCAGACAaacctgtagcctacatgtagactGAGTCAACCGAAAAATGAGGCAagataacaataataacaataataatatactactactactactactactaataataataataataataaccatcACCATCAGAAAAAAATAGTACCTTTAGCAAGTAAGGTATCAACGTAAAGCATATGCCACCTAGGATCACGACCATCTATTCTCAGCAGTGCTGCTCCAACCAAAAAAGCCTCTTGAAGATGCTTCTCCAAACAGGGAACTGGATTGACTGCTACTGTTTGCGAGAGGCTTGTTTGGCAGAACTGAAGCAGCCACTCACAGATGAGTTTCCGTCCCTTGTCTTTCAGGGACAGAATGTCCTGTGTGACAGCCTCCGGGTTCGCCCGCAGAGCGGCCAGTATGTCTGCGGTACATTCCTGGGGACATTTGTTTATGTTCACTTTTATGGAAAAGGTCAAAGATTAATAATGTTGGGTAATTGGTTAATTGACCTTTACGAACAACTACTGACTTCTTTATCATCAGACATAATCTCTTCATCTCACTTCAGAAAACCCCCATGACTCATAGCTGAGCCTATTTTGTTAATGTTCCTATATTTGGATTCCAACAGCAACGCAGACCCATCAAACATAACAGCACAGAACACTTACTAATCACTTTTCTCTgtccttttttttcttcagattTTGCTAACAAACTCTCTTCCTCAAGcccacagaaagaaaaaaaaagatcaatttGATAACATGCAACAGCAGCCTCAGCCTCTAATCGTGTGCTGAATTGTGTTTCCCTGTCTGCATCATGTGAGTGTGATGGACTGAGTTGACCGTTCACCTTCTGTTGGTTCAAAGTGAGGTGGGTGAACGCTCTCCCACATAGGGCTGGCACATGCTCCGGGTGATCCTTCAGGATGGCGGTGAAGTCAAAGATGGCGGTCTTGCGCTGGCCCAGTAAAGCGTAGCACTGGGCCCTTTCAAGCAGAGACTCCACAGCCTCGCCACCTGCAAAAGGACAAAACATACCTATTTGCTTTTACTGCTGCAACAACAGGAAGAGGAGACAGACACCAGTTACAATATCAGATTGACATGTTTCACAACATGCATACAGTATTTCCTGTGGTCACAGGCATCTGAAGTCACCTTCTACTACCGTGTGGGTGTATTAGTGTCAGGAGTGTACACGCAGAACTTTCAAAGTGGAATCCTCGGTACTCAGAAATATCAGCAACATTCTCTGAACTGGCATTGAACTGGAACTGAATTTGAATCGGAAATGTACATCTTTTTAACCACACCGTCACAGGTCGTAAAGATACAGAAGAAGTCAAATGTGACCTACCCGAGGCCATAATGGCAATGGACAGATACGCCACCGACTCCCTTATGGTGCTAGTCTCCCTCTGGACGTTGAGGGTTCGCTTGGACGCCGTGTGGCAGTGTTTCTCCATCAGAATGCGATCCTTCGGAGCAGCCACTGCAAGCAGGGGACGCAGACAGCTGGTGTCGCCACACTGGATCAGCTTTTTCAGCAGCTGTCAATCACAATTACTCAAAACATCACATACTgaaatacacaaaacacacacgaaATCCATGCATATGGATATATATTTCTAGCCCCCCCCCAGTCTGCCAAGTCAGAATAACTACAAAATGATGAATTGGATTATATTGAAAACATTATCTAACACTAATCTTCTGTATACCGTtacaatacaatatacaataCACAGTGCAATTAAAGCATCATTGTTTCTCCCTCTAGTAGGCCAGGCacctggttagcatcataaagAAAGCCCCTGGTTacctggttagcatcataaagAAAGCCCCTGGTTacctggttagcatcataaagAAAGCCCCTGGTTacctggttagcatcataaagAAAGCCCCGGTGCAGTTGCAGCAGCGCAAGCCGTGCGAGGATGGGCGAGCGCGTGGTGGTGTGCTCTATGGACAGCAGCAGACGGTACGCCTCCTCCACCCGGCCCAGCCGGTACAGGGCGTCCGCCGTGAGGATCTGCGGCGCGTCGGAGCCCGGCTGCAGCTCCATCAGGAGCAGGGCCAGAGCATGCACTCCTCCTGGGCTCCTGCACTGACCGGAACAAAAAGACCTCATGGAGAGACAGGCAGGCCTGTGCAGAAGCGTTTGGCGTTGGCAAGGCATGATGACTGTTTACAACTACAGTACATAATATAGTGTATGGTCTATAAACTACTATATGATAATATTACCCGTCTTTGAACAGTGAGAGGGACTCTTTCCCCTGTGCTGATGGGGCCTTGTGCTCTTGCTGTGAGGAAGGGCCTGGGCCTTTGCCTCCAATGTCCTCAAGCATGGCCCGGCCTTGCTCCAGCAGCACGGTGCACAGCAGCCCGCGGTAGTTCCACGGGACAAGGCAGCGCACCGTGAACGCCGTCTCCTGGGGCTGCAGCCTGCTCGCGGTCAGGTAATCCAGCGCGGTCAGGTAATGTGACCCGGCAATCATGCGCAGAAGCCCCCTGCCGCACAGGGCTCGGACACAGCTGGACGGGTGAGGTGCCCTGTGCTCGATCACCGCCTGGAAGTCTTCCAGTGCCCCCCGGTGGTCGTCTGAGAGGAGGCGCGCATAGCCGCAAAGCACCTGCACGGTGTTCTGGTAGCTCTGCTGGGCCGGCCCAGCGGCGGCCAACTGGCTGCTGATAGACAGGGCTTCCCGGAACTCCCCGTGGAGGAGCAGGCAGTCGGCCAGGCGCACGCGCAGCTCCCGGCCGCCCCCGTCTGGCTCCAGGTGGCAGAGCGTCCGCAGCTGCGCTATCACAGGGTCCAGGAGTGCCAATCCTTTGGTGGAGCGGAGATCCGGGCGCGCCAGCACGGTTTCCCGGTAGCCCGACAGCCCTCGTTCAGCCTGCTGGCGGAGCTGGGTGCGGGCTGCCACGCCAGTGCCGTTGTCTGAGAACAAACGCTGGAACTGCAGTCTGGCTGTGGCTGGGTGTATGGCAAAGGCCTCTCCGAGATCACAACAAACCTCACTTGCCCGTCCGCCAACGGAGAAGTTGGCCGCTGCTCTACCAACTAAAACCCTGGCCTTGTTCTCAGCTGGCTTCAACTTTACTGCCTCATCCACACTGATTTTTTTGTCTCCTTGAGGTCCACACATCTTTAGTGCATGGGAGAAGATTTCTGCACTTTCCTCAAACTTGCCAAGGGACAGCAAGAATTCACCTTGCAGCTCTTGCACTTTTGGGTCATCTGGTGAAATGGCAACTAAGAACTCAAGGATTTCAGAGCTCTGCAATGGATTGTCATCCACTACATCAAATGTTTTATATTCAGTCTGATTTTGACTAGAGAGCATAGGGGACTTCTGGATATGGTCAGAAAATGCTTTAAGAATTTTTGGAAGGTGATGGGCTTGCCTCGACCTTATGAGTCCCACACATTCTGATTTATGTCTTTGGAACGCTTCCAAATAGAGCTGAAGAGCCTTTGGGCTGTGTGGCTCTGAGAGAAAACCAGCAAGTGCCTGAGTAAGCTTCAAAATCAACCGCCTGGGTCCTGTCAGGGTTGGTATGCCTTTGCCactgaggagagaagagcacCGGGCATAAATCTCCTCCGAACCATGGTTTGCTCTCTGCAATATACTATCCATTTTGAACAGTGTGGCGGAGAGGTTGTTTGGACAGAGGGTCGACAGAAACACCGCCGCAAGGCCCTTGTTGAGTCCATCCATTGACTTCTGTGCATCCTCCTCACCGTCAAGCCAAGCCTCAAGAGCCGAAATAATTTTAGCGATGCTGGATCCATCCAGACCTCTCATGTGAGCCACCGTGGAGCCAGCATGAGTCTTAAACGCAGTCGTGTAACAAGCTGCGGCTTTCAGCACACAGCCCGCGGCCATCAGTGCATCGCCGTCATGGCACAGCCCTGCAGTTGTTGCCTGCTGATTGGTAGTCATATCTAGTTTTTGTGTTCTTCAAATGTAAATTTAAATGGCATCATCCCTAATCTTTGAGAGGCTTTTGTTTTGTCCATGATTTCAAAAAAATTCGAGAAGCTTCCTATTTCCTGATGGAAAGAGAAGGCATAGTCTATTTCTTCACAAACATGTGtgagctcaaacacacacacacacacacacacacacacacacacacacacacacacaggacagtgcATATGatgacacatacaaacacatacagaacgtttgtctgtctgtctgtctctctgtctgtctgtctgtctctctctctctctgtatgtgtgtgagagagagagcagagatatatatatatatatatattgaaaaGGATTTCTCTATCTCAGAGAAATCCTTTTCTACACATAAATGTatagaaatgcagaaatgaaACTGTTAGTAACGACTGAACGCAAACTGCAAATATTTTCACCATATACTACATGGCCATGTTAGTTGAACTGAAGGTTGTTTAGAAGGGGTTGATGAACTGTCACTGATTGAACATGAGCCACGCTTCACAATGACAACGAGAAAGTTCTTTGTTAGTCGAGATAATTGGCAAGTAAACTGAAGTTGAATACTTAATTTACAGTATTGAATATAACTAAATGATACTTACCTTTCCCGGTGCTGTTTTCTTTTAGCCTTTCCTCTAGGAAACAAACTTCCGTGAAGGAGACTAACTTTATATGTAACTCCCATGTTTGAAATTTGATAGCGAAGTTAACGTAGCTGGCGTTAGCTATGAGAAATGCTGGGCTACCTACAAAGGCGTGACATTCCAATTATAACCAGCTAAAGATAATTCTACTTCCATATGGTACATAACTTGAAATCACTTCATGGTAGAATACGATATCTTGCAAACAGGTGTCATTTATCCTGTGCAATATTATGTTAGCAATAGCAAGCTGGCTAGCCTGACCAGCAGACAACAACAGCCTGTGCTCTGTCGCCAGGGCAACATCAAACAATCATCAATCACTAGGAGTCGTGCTCTCAACCAATCCTAGAGCGGAGTGGAGTTTAGAACTAGATTCTCTGCCATCCCTGATTCCTGATTTCGGGACGGTTTTGCGGTTATCTAAAAATTCATAAACTATCTTGTCCAGATCCAGATGATTATTCTACGGAACCCCCAAAGAGACATGATGGGTATTTATTCTGCTATCCACGTGCCAGAACAGATCAAAAGACTTCAAAATTCGTTTTAAATATCGTAAACAATATAATGGTGACGACTTCCAAGCAAAGCAGCAATGTCATAATAATGAAGACCTAGATTATTTTTTCTCGATCGCTatatgcttgtgtcaactctgacatcgcAGGTttaaacaaaagcactctggcaaaatgacaaattttgcttgcaaaaggctcttcaaaacatttaaaacatgcagcaaaagcaaattttaCCTTCAACAACATATTGttgtcaaatcactgtgtgatttcaatcaatcattacacactggacaacaaaatgcaaaatagttctcaaaatgaggagTTTCGTCCCTCATTTTTGCTTTCTCATTCTTCTGGTAGGctaaaactgtgaaaaga comes from Alosa sapidissima isolate fAloSap1 chromosome 7, fAloSap1.pri, whole genome shotgun sequence and encodes:
- the ttc34 gene encoding uncharacterized protein ttc34, which codes for MTTNQQATTAGLCHDGDALMAAGCVLKAAACYTTAFKTHAGSTVAHMRGLDGSSIAKIISALEAWLDGEEDAQKSMDGLNKGLAAVFLSTLCPNNLSATLFKMDSILQRANHGSEEIYARCSSLLSGKGIPTLTGPRRLILKLTQALAGFLSEPHSPKALQLYLEAFQRHKSECVGLIRSRQAHHLPKILKAFSDHIQKSPMLSSQNQTEYKTFDVVDDNPLQSSEILEFLVAISPDDPKVQELQGEFLLSLGKFEESAEIFSHALKMCGPQGDKKISVDEAVKLKPAENKARVLVGRAAANFSVGGRASEVCCDLGEAFAIHPATARLQFQRLFSDNGTGVAARTQLRQQAERGLSGYRETVLARPDLRSTKGLALLDPVIAQLRTLCHLEPDGGGRELRVRLADCLLLHGEFREALSISSQLAAAGPAQQSYQNTVQVLCGYARLLSDDHRGALEDFQAVIEHRAPHPSSCVRALCGRGLLRMIAGSHYLTALDYLTASRLQPQETAFTVRCLVPWNYRGLLCTVLLEQGRAMLEDIGGKGPGPSSQQEHKAPSAQGKESLSLFKDGSPGGVHALALLLMELQPGSDAPQILTADALYRLGRVEEAYRLLLSIEHTTTRSPILARLALLQLHRGFLYDANQLLKKLIQCGDTSCLRPLLAVAAPKDRILMEKHCHTASKRTLNVQRETSTIRESVAYLSIAIMASGGEAVESLLERAQCYALLGQRKTAIFDFTAILKDHPEHVPALCGRAFTHLTLNQQKECTADILAALRANPEAVTQDILSLKDKGRKLICEWLLQFCQTSLSQTVAVNPVPCLEKHLQEAFLVGAALLRIDGRDPRWHMLYVDTLLAKGDVQAAAIRLGQVFGQEPREASAQARWGVVEAWEQNFRGAAQRLAKVAEREPSTLDFLLPLICSSHRKRLGQAASQEASSATEQDQWESALPLLTVAVRAVDELKPQYLRQRAACLAQLGLHERAVVDLDKVILGHGAATGVAGNTEAAAVAEHGLWAEDLCRRGRSLLLCNREQPAVEDFSRALGLHRSRTLACVETGPGRARLARHFLHAASRCYAEQQLSDAWTLTESGLQVDAGHAELRRLKARIKQESSTSCIVH